A region of Leifsonia xyli DNA encodes the following proteins:
- a CDS encoding polysaccharide biosynthesis protein, whose translation MTHVATRPRNRMVTAVGSTAAMKVVVMGISGVLGIVTSRVIIENFGVAAYAQYGLLTALPALLPFADLGMGAVLINAAAGSDDPARDEKLRRTIATTIRVLSVSGAVIVALCVLISLFGLWPTLLGAGLIPGSGSTAALVCGVIFGAALPLAIGPRLLIGLGRNALQVATQAVVAPIILVLVGGSALLALPAESAIAVYSFIASAACSTLCLILAARALPRQLGGAVREALHPRRYPGVRTRSIAWPMLVQMIALPIAMQTDRLLLSHLTTGDELAQYNLASQLFNILLATIAASGIALWPIFARARADRTVTSPLRPTLWFTVLGLAAALLLALVAPFLAAFVSNGRIVLDGWLIGGYVVFITLQAAKYPIGMYMTDERGLAFQVWPILVSVPLNLGLSWYLIGVLGAGGPIVGTAISVLLCQVIPNFWWVRRDLARRAAEVPPGSPGAEVRDAGRLAGE comes from the coding sequence ATGACGCACGTCGCCACCCGTCCGCGCAACCGCATGGTGACGGCCGTCGGCTCGACGGCCGCCATGAAGGTCGTCGTGATGGGGATCTCCGGAGTCCTCGGTATCGTCACCAGCCGGGTCATCATCGAGAACTTCGGCGTCGCGGCCTACGCGCAGTACGGCCTGCTGACCGCGCTGCCCGCACTCCTGCCGTTCGCGGACCTCGGGATGGGCGCGGTGCTCATCAACGCGGCCGCCGGATCCGACGACCCCGCACGCGATGAGAAGCTGCGCCGCACGATCGCGACCACCATCCGCGTGCTCAGCGTGTCGGGGGCGGTCATCGTCGCCCTCTGCGTGCTGATCAGCCTCTTCGGGCTGTGGCCGACCCTGCTCGGCGCCGGACTCATCCCGGGCAGCGGAAGCACTGCCGCGCTCGTCTGCGGCGTGATCTTCGGCGCCGCCCTGCCGCTGGCGATCGGGCCACGACTGCTGATCGGCCTCGGGCGCAACGCCCTGCAGGTGGCGACCCAGGCGGTCGTCGCCCCGATCATCCTCGTGCTAGTGGGCGGCTCGGCTCTGCTCGCCCTGCCGGCGGAGTCCGCCATCGCGGTCTACTCGTTCATCGCGAGCGCCGCGTGCTCGACGCTGTGCCTGATCCTCGCCGCGCGGGCGCTGCCCCGGCAGCTGGGCGGGGCGGTACGGGAGGCGCTGCACCCGCGTCGCTACCCGGGCGTACGAACGCGCAGCATCGCGTGGCCGATGCTGGTGCAGATGATCGCGCTGCCGATCGCGATGCAGACGGATCGGCTGCTGCTCAGCCATCTGACGACCGGTGACGAGCTGGCCCAGTACAACCTGGCGTCGCAGCTCTTCAACATCCTGCTGGCGACGATCGCCGCCTCCGGGATCGCGCTGTGGCCGATCTTCGCACGAGCGAGGGCCGACCGGACGGTGACATCACCGCTCCGGCCGACCCTCTGGTTCACCGTGCTTGGGCTCGCTGCCGCGCTCCTCCTGGCCCTCGTCGCGCCGTTCCTCGCCGCGTTCGTGTCGAACGGGCGGATCGTGCTCGACGGCTGGCTCATCGGAGGCTACGTGGTCTTCATCACCCTCCAGGCGGCCAAGTACCCGATCGGCATGTACATGACCGACGAGCGGGGGCTCGCCTTCCAGGTCTGGCCGATCCTTGTCAGCGTGCCCCTCAACCTCGGTCTGTCGTGGTACCTCATCGGGGTCCTGGGAGCGGGCGGTCCGATCGTCGGAACGGCGATCTCGGTCCTGCTCTGCCAGGTGATCCCGAACTTCTGGTGGGTCAGGCGGGACCTCGCGCGGCGAGCCGCCGAGGTCCCACCCGGGTCACCAGGCGCCGAGGTGCGGGACGCCGGCCGGCTTGCCGGCGAGTGA